In Sporosarcina psychrophila, a genomic segment contains:
- a CDS encoding M48 family metallopeptidase, translated as MKVEIENEIIEFNVQYGNRKKLAIQIDSFGFITVKAPNDTSKEMIVSAIESKGKRILEKIHEIEVAREAPKAREYHAQGKFLYLGKDRFLHELIDSSELNEEVLKRNLKKFYIASCRTIIEERIKIYQKQLKVKPKIIEIVESKAKWGSCSSDKKLTFNYRLAMAPVEVIDYVIIHELCHILHMNHDRSFWRRVGSIMPDYIEKEEYLARHGYSMSL; from the coding sequence ATGAAAGTTGAAATTGAAAATGAAATTATAGAATTTAATGTTCAGTATGGAAATAGGAAGAAGCTAGCGATTCAGATAGATTCGTTTGGTTTCATAACTGTTAAAGCTCCAAATGACACAAGTAAAGAAATGATTGTCAGTGCCATTGAGAGCAAAGGGAAAAGGATACTAGAGAAAATACATGAAATTGAAGTAGCTCGAGAAGCCCCTAAGGCAAGAGAGTATCACGCTCAAGGGAAGTTTTTATACCTTGGGAAAGACCGTTTTCTTCATGAGTTAATAGATAGTAGTGAGTTAAATGAAGAGGTACTTAAAAGAAATCTCAAGAAGTTCTATATCGCCAGCTGTAGGACGATTATAGAAGAACGGATAAAAATATATCAAAAACAACTAAAAGTAAAGCCTAAAATCATCGAAATAGTAGAGTCTAAAGCCAAGTGGGGTAGTTGTAGTTCGGATAAAAAGCTAACTTTTAATTATCGTCTAGCTATGGCCCCGGTTGAAGTCATCGATTATGTGATAATCCATGAACTTTGTCATATACTTCATATGAATCATGATCGCTCATTTTGGAGACGTGTCGGAAGTATTATGCCGGATTATATAGAGAAGGAAGAGTATTTGGCGAGGCATGGGTATTCAATGTCACTTTAA
- a CDS encoding alpha/beta fold hydrolase, whose protein sequence is MKTEKIIKTTLEIVGFPFVMANMYFDKKNRVREIGDLVNIKDRVVHTVVSECEETKCTVILDAGLSCCSIDWYYIQPQLSKFCRVISFDRAGYGWSTAIEKAYTSEDVVSDLSEILEKLQINPPYILVGHSFGGLNMRLFASKYPNKVASLILIDSVHENRYLSAEWDTVRRKMHKKNLKLFKFGYLTSGLGLPKLLKLPVGRKQLPEPYQKYIKYIGYRSKSYEAVFKEFLYSEKSAMQLKKSEPLNLNLSVTILSSNNIDPIWINQQKLLSNLTNNTVQIKTNNNHSIHLENPELVIDTISRAVKQLDDNISLLC, encoded by the coding sequence ATGAAAACTGAAAAAATCATTAAGACCACATTAGAGATAGTAGGTTTTCCGTTTGTAATGGCAAACATGTATTTTGATAAGAAGAATAGGGTAAGAGAAATAGGTGATTTAGTAAATATAAAAGATAGGGTAGTTCATACTGTTGTTTCTGAATGTGAAGAGACTAAATGTACTGTAATATTAGACGCGGGGTTAAGTTGCTGTTCAATTGATTGGTATTATATTCAGCCTCAATTGTCTAAGTTTTGTAGGGTAATCTCATTTGATAGAGCAGGATATGGTTGGAGCACTGCAATAGAGAAAGCATACACAAGCGAAGATGTTGTTAGTGATTTATCGGAGATTTTAGAGAAACTTCAAATAAATCCACCATATATCTTAGTAGGACATTCCTTTGGGGGTTTAAATATGCGATTATTTGCTAGTAAATATCCAAATAAGGTAGCATCTTTAATCTTAATTGATTCTGTTCATGAAAATAGATATTTGAGTGCTGAATGGGACACTGTTCGAAGGAAAATGCATAAGAAAAATCTCAAGTTATTCAAGTTCGGTTATCTCACCAGTGGTTTAGGGCTTCCGAAACTATTAAAACTTCCTGTTGGAAGAAAACAACTTCCAGAACCATATCAGAAGTATATTAAGTATATAGGATACCGTTCAAAATCTTATGAAGCTGTTTTTAAGGAATTTCTATATAGCGAAAAATCTGCTATGCAACTTAAAAAGTCCGAACCACTGAATTTAAACTTATCCGTAACAATTTTAAGTTCTAATAATATAGACCCAATTTGGATTAACCAACAAAAACTTCTTAGTAATTTGACAAATAATACTGTGCAAATTAAAACTAACAACAATCATTCAATACATTTAGAAAACCCAGAATTAGTTATAGATACTATAAGCAGAGCTGTAAAACAGTTAGATGACAATATATCTTTGTTGTGCTAA
- a CDS encoding aminoglycoside phosphotransferase family protein encodes MGNPLGIVDWVEQNEVIDDLLIQGDTLTMHPMEHGFEAEVMKICSGKDSFVLKVWSKSSKPDISFQYRLLNVLLERGLSVSKPLGWGINLNGDKVLLTTFDGIPVLKANEKKMTKIANILSKIHQIPVKEIGNIKLPKYDFIDYFFPGVREHSDIYKALISLVQITQIKQEHIIHGDFHVNNIMEENDQYTVIDWTNGQLGDPRYDFAWSLTLLKIYVSERYAYVFRSAYLLEKDIQQKELEVFEALACLRWLVLNRSGGVPKDSNTIERVKGLVTNNPSLKEFEFTI; translated from the coding sequence TTGGGAAACCCTTTAGGTATCGTGGATTGGGTAGAACAAAATGAAGTTATAGATGATCTATTAATTCAAGGAGACACCTTAACCATGCACCCAATGGAACATGGATTTGAAGCTGAAGTCATGAAGATATGTTCAGGTAAAGATAGCTTTGTATTGAAAGTATGGAGTAAGAGTTCCAAACCCGATATTAGTTTTCAATATCGATTATTGAATGTCCTATTGGAACGAGGATTATCAGTCTCTAAACCATTAGGCTGGGGGATAAATCTAAACGGAGATAAGGTGTTGTTAACAACATTTGACGGAATACCTGTGCTTAAAGCAAACGAAAAGAAAATGACAAAGATTGCAAACATCTTATCAAAAATACATCAAATTCCCGTTAAAGAGATTGGAAATATAAAACTTCCAAAGTACGATTTCATTGACTATTTTTTTCCTGGAGTAAGAGAACACTCTGACATATATAAAGCATTGATTTCTCTTGTACAAATAACCCAAATAAAGCAAGAACATATTATTCATGGCGATTTTCATGTGAATAACATTATGGAGGAAAATGACCAGTATACTGTAATCGATTGGACGAATGGGCAATTAGGGGACCCGAGATATGATTTTGCGTGGTCACTTACTTTACTGAAAATATATGTCTCAGAGCGATATGCTTATGTGTTTCGTTCTGCTTATCTTTTAGAAAAGGATATTCAGCAGAAGGAACTTGAAGTTTTTGAAGCCTTGGCTTGTCTCAGGTGGCTCGTGCTTAATAGAAGTGGTGGGGTACCCAAAGATTCTAATACAATAGAAAGAGTAAAAGGTTTAGTGACAAATAATCCTTCTTTAAAAGAATTTGAGTTTACTATATAA